One Amaranthus tricolor cultivar Red isolate AtriRed21 chromosome 1, ASM2621246v1, whole genome shotgun sequence DNA window includes the following coding sequences:
- the LOC130824576 gene encoding auxin-induced protein 15A-like, with translation MGFRIYSMISNTKQILKLNYSSINRNHEKYVPKGHVAVYVGEYDNNEKIKRYVVPLSFINHPSFQDLLNQAEEKFGYNHPMGGLTIPCSEKIFNDLTTRLNHDL, from the coding sequence ATGGGTTTTAGAATTTATTCAATGATCTCAAACACAAAACAAATCCTTAAACTAAATTATTCATCCATAAATAGAAACCATGAGAAATATGTTCCAAAAGGGCACGTTGCTGTGTACGTTGGAgaatatgataataatgaaaagataaagAGATATGTTGTGCCTTTGTCTTTCATAAATCATCCTTCATTCCAAGATTTGCTTAATCAAGCTGAAGAAAAGTTTGGGTATAATCATCCTATGGGTGGTCTTACTATTCCATGTAGTGAGAAAATCTTCAATGATCTTACCACAAGATTGAATCATGATCTTTAG